One stretch of Streptomyces agglomeratus DNA includes these proteins:
- a CDS encoding SDR family oxidoreductase — protein MDLELKDRVYVVTGAGRGLGFASARQLTADGAKVVVSGRDEKAVADAAAELGPNAVGVAADNADPAAAERLIAAARAHFGRFDGILISVGGPPPGVAAENTDEQWQAAFETVFLGAVRLARVAAAELSEGGVIGFVLSGSVHEPIHGLTISNGLRPGLAGFAKSLSDDLGPRGIRVVGLLPARIDTDRVRQLDALSGDAEAARAANESRIPLRRYGTPEEFGKAAAFLLSPAASYLTGIMLPVDGGARHGF, from the coding sequence ATGGATCTTGAACTGAAGGACCGGGTGTACGTCGTCACCGGAGCCGGCCGCGGGCTCGGTTTCGCCTCGGCGCGGCAGTTGACGGCGGACGGCGCGAAGGTCGTGGTGAGCGGCCGGGACGAGAAGGCGGTGGCCGACGCCGCCGCCGAACTCGGGCCGAACGCGGTCGGTGTCGCCGCCGACAACGCCGACCCGGCGGCCGCGGAGCGCCTGATCGCTGCCGCCCGCGCGCACTTCGGGCGCTTCGACGGCATCCTGATCAGCGTCGGCGGCCCGCCGCCGGGCGTCGCTGCCGAGAACACGGACGAGCAGTGGCAGGCGGCCTTCGAAACCGTCTTCCTCGGGGCGGTACGGCTCGCCCGCGTGGCGGCGGCCGAGCTGTCCGAGGGCGGCGTGATCGGCTTCGTCCTCTCCGGCTCGGTCCACGAACCGATCCACGGCCTCACCATCTCCAACGGCCTGCGGCCCGGCCTGGCCGGCTTCGCGAAGTCGCTCTCCGACGACCTGGGCCCCCGCGGCATCCGGGTGGTGGGCCTCCTGCCGGCGCGGATCGACACGGACCGGGTGCGGCAGCTCGACGCGCTGTCCGGCGACGCGGAGGCCGCGCGCGCGGCGAACGAGTCCCGCATTCCGCTGCGGCGCTACGGCACGCCGGAGGAGTTCGGCAAGGCGGCGGCGTTCCTGCTGTCCCCGGCGGCGTCCTACCTGACCGGCATCATGCTCCCGGTCGACGGCGGCGCCCGTCACGGCTTCTAG